The Streptomyces durmitorensis genome contains the following window.
GCCGTCGAAGATGACGCCGGCGGCAGTGGCGTCGAGCAGCTCCACGCAGTGGCCCGCGACCCGGCTCAGGTAGCGCTCCGGGTCGAAGTCGTCGTCCAGAGTGTTGGTGGTCTCCACCAGGACTTCGGCCAGCCGTAGTTCAGAGGTGTGATCCCGCATGATCTCCTCCCCAAGAGCGCCACCCCGCGCACTGCGCCTACCCCCGGGCGCCGGGCTGTAACAGGTATCCAACAGCTCTCCGCAGCGGACGGGCGGGCCTCGTGGGCCGGGAGTGCGTATGTCAGGATTGAGAATCGGACAGTGCACCCAAGGGGGAGTGGATGTACCACAAAGGCACCGGCCGCGGTCATCGGATCGCGGCCCGGGGGGTGAAGGCTGCGGCGGCGTTTGCGGGGGCTGCGCTGCTGCTGTCGGGGTGCTCCTCCGATGACGGTTCGGGCAACGAGGAGTCGTCGGGGAACCCGGTCGAGCAACAGCCGAAGGGCACCGACCCGTACTGGGTCAACCCGGACGGCAACGCGGCCAAGCAGGTCGCCACGTACGAGAAGGACGGCAAGAAGGACGACGCCGAGCTGATCCGCAAGATCGCCGAGCAGCCCGTCGCGGAGTGGATCATCCCGGAGAACGCGGAGGACCAGGCGCGCGGTTTCACCGAGGCCGCCCAGAAGGCCGACCGTGACGCCCTGTTGGTCCTCTACAACATCCCGCACCGCGACTGCGGCCAGTACTCGGGCGGCGGCGCGGCCGACGGCAACGCCTACCGCACCTTCATCGACCAGGTGGCGAAGGGCATCGGTGACCGCAACGCCACGGTCATCCTGGAGCCGGACGCGGTGCTCCACATGGTCGACAACTGCACGCCGGAGGAGTTTCACGAGGAGCGGTACGACCTCCTCAAGGGTGCCATCGAGAAGCTCAAGTCCCTGAAGAACACCAAGGTGTACCTGGACGCGGGCAACGCGGGCTGGAAGAACCCCGACTCGCTCTGGGAGCCCCTGAAGTGGTCGGGCGTCGA
Protein-coding sequences here:
- a CDS encoding glycoside hydrolase family 6 protein: MYHKGTGRGHRIAARGVKAAAAFAGAALLLSGCSSDDGSGNEESSGNPVEQQPKGTDPYWVNPDGNAAKQVATYEKDGKKDDAELIRKIAEQPVAEWIIPENAEDQARGFTEAAQKADRDALLVLYNIPHRDCGQYSGGGAADGNAYRTFIDQVAKGIGDRNATVILEPDAVLHMVDNCTPEEFHEERYDLLKGAIEKLKSLKNTKVYLDAGNAGWKNPDSLWEPLKWSGVEQADGFSVNVSNFQTTEASTEFGKKLSAKIGNKPFVIDTARNGNGAYTKGKDTWCNPPGRALGEAPTTKTDDPLVDAYLWVKRPGESDGTCRGGPKAGAWWPEYALKLAEGAK